The following is a genomic window from Streptomyces chrestomyceticus JCM 4735.
GGCCCGCGCCGATGCCCAGGAGCTCGGCGGCCTCGGCCGCGCCGACCGTCCGAAGGCGCTCACGCAGCGTGTCGGGGAAGCCCTCTTGGGCGCGCAGCCGCCGCACCTCTTCCACCGGCACCCGGCGCCGCCTCCACGGACCGCCCGGGCCCGGCCGCGCCTCGGGATCCGGTGGCAGGGTCAGGATCTCTCCGAGCTGGGCCGCCAAATCGAACTCGCCACCCCGCAAACCCAGTTCGCGGGCCGCCCGCCCCGGCGTGAGCAGCTCGCCCGCGATGGGCGGCTCCTCCGCCGTGAGCGTCGCCGACGCTTGCCGTCCGTCGCACATCACCGTCATGTCGCACTCCCCCGTCATCGTCCACGTCGCGGGATCCACTGCGGATCCCCGCCGGTTCGTTACCGACAGTGACGACGATAGCGGCGGGGTACGACAGCCGGTCAACCCCCGGCTTCAGCGCTGTGGAAAACTTTCCGGCTGCCGGGCCGCAACCCCCAGGTGTTCCCCCACACGGTTGACCAACAGCGCCATTTCGTAGGCGATTTGCCCCATGTCGGCCTCGGACCCCGCCAGCACGCACAGACAGCTACCGTCCCCCGCCGCCGTCACGAACAGCACGCCGTCGTCGAACTCGACCATCGTCTGCCGCACCCGCCCGGCCTCGAAGTGCCGCCCGGAGCCCTTGGCGAGGCTGTGCAGCCCCGACGCGACCGCCGCCAGATGCTCGGCGTCCTCCCGCGCCAGCCGCTCGCTCGCGCTCGTGACGAGTCCGTCGTTGGACAGGACCAGGGCGTGCCGCACCTGGTCGATCCGTTCGGTCAGGTCGTCCAGCAGCCAGTCGAGTCCGCTGCTCAGTGCCATACCGCTTCCTCCCCGTGTCCCCGTGGGCAACTGCCGTGCAAGCCTGGACCACCCGTGCCGTCCGGGCAAGCGACCGGGCCGGGCCGGCGCGCTCGGTGCGGCCGTGCGGCCCGTTCGCGCCGTATGGCGCAGGATGGCGGTATGGCACGCAAAATGAGCAAGGACGAGTGGCAGAGCTTCCTGTCCGAGGGCACCCGCACCGGCAAGCTGTCGACCGTACGGGCCGACGGCAGCCCGCACATCGCGCCCGTATGGTTCCTGCTGGACGGCGACGACCTCGTCTTCAACACCGGCGCCGACACGGTCAAGGGGCGCAACCTCGCCCGGGACGGCCGGATCGCGCTCTGTGTGGACGACGACCGCCCGCCGTTCAGCTTCGCGATCGTGGAGGGAGTGGCCGAGACCAGCGACGAACTCCCCGAAGTACGCGCCTGGGCCACCCGTATCGCGGCCCGCTACATGGGCGAGGACCGGGCCGAGGAGTACGGGGCACGCAACGGCGTGCCCGGGGAACTGCTCGTACGGGTCCGGATCAGCAAGGTCGTCGCGGTCGCCGACCTCGCCGACTGATGACACCGGGCCGCGCTCCGCCAGGGCATCCCCTCCGTGGGCGCGCGCTCATCCCACCGAGTCGAGCAGCCGGGCGGTGTACACCCGCCCGGCGTGCTCGACCAGCCGTATCAGCACTTCCTTTCCCGAGTCGCGATCCCGCGCGTCGCACAGCACCACCGGGGTGCCCCGGTCCAGGTCGAGTGCCCGCGCCACTTCGCCTGCCCCGTAAGCGCGCGCTTCGGCGAAGCAGTTGACGGCCACCAGGAAGGGAATCCCGCGATTCTCGAAGTAGTCCACGGCGGGGAAGCAGTCCTCCAGTCTGCGGGTGTCGGCCAGCACGACAGCGCCCAGCGCGCCCCGCGCCAGGTCGTCCCACAGGAACCAGAACCGGTCCTGCCCCGGCGTACCGAAGAGGTACAGCGACAGTCCGGCCCGGATGGTGATGCGGCCGAAGTCCATCGCCACGGTGGTCGTGGTCTTGCGCACCACGTCCCGGGCGTCGTCCAGCGCCGCGCCCGCCTCGCTGAGCTGTTCCTCCGTACGCAGCGGCCGGATCTCGCTCACGGCGCCGACCAGTGTCGTCTTGCCGACCCCGAACCCGCCCGCCACCAGGATCTTCAGAGCCATCGGACTGTCGTCCGCAGTGTCGTCCGGGATGTCGTCCACGCTGTCGTCCGGGGTGTCCGCGGCCCCGGCGGCAGGCGCTACGGGTGCGTCCTGGGGTTCGTCGTGCGCCTCGAAAACCATGGCGAGGACCGTACTCCTTTCGCTACACAGCGTGGCACGGAGTTGACAAGTTCGTACGCTTCGGAAGAAAGCCCCGGCCGCGGTCCGGCCGGGTGCCACCAGCGGGGAGCCCGCGCCGCAGACCGGCCGACGCGCCGGCGGGACGCGAGAAAGAAGGCTGATGATGTCCACCCATGAGGCCACCGGTACCGGCACGGACATCGCGGCCGTTCCCGCCGCGGGCGACAACGAGGCCGGTCCCTGGCACAACGTCTGCCGCATCTGCCATCCGCGGGAGTCGCCCGTACGGCCGCTGGTCGCCATCTGCGGTGAGCCGCTGCTCGGCATCCGGGCCGCCCGCGACGCGCCGCGGTGCGAACTGTGCGACTACCTCACGCCGCTGCACGAGCGGGGCCACCGGACCTGAGGGGCAGGGGGCTGGAGCCGCACGGCCGGAGCAGCAGCGGTTCCGGTCCGCCGATCACGCGAACAGGCGCACCGGCGCCTGCTAGTTTGGTTAGCAAACCTAACTAGGTAGGCGAAGGGACCACATGTCTCAGCAGCAGTGGAACACGGTCGACGACTACTTCGACTCCTTGCTCGCCCCGGACGACGAAGCGCTGCACGCCGCGTTGCGCGACAGCGAAGCCGCCGGCCTCCCCCACATCAGCGTCACCGCCACCCAGGGCAAACTGCTCCACCTCCTGGCCCGGACGCAAGGCGCCCGGCGCATCCTGGAGATCGGGACGCTCGGCGGCTACAGCACCATCTGGCTCGGCCGCGCGCTGCCCGCCGACGGCCGTCTGATATCCCTGGAGGCGAATCCCACGCACGCCGCGGTCGCCCGCGCGAACCTCGCGCGCGCCGGGCTCGCGGAGCGCACCGAAATCCGTGTCGCCCCGGCGCTCGACAGCCTCGCGCAGCTCGTCGCCGAGCGTGCCGAACCGTTCGACCTGGTCTTCATCGACGCGGACAAGCCGAACAACCCGCACTACCTGGAGCGGGCCCTCGAACTCACCCGCCCCGGCAGCCTGATCATCGGTGACAATGTCGTACGGGGCGGAGAGGTCGCCGATGCCGACAGTACGGACCCCTCGATCCGCGGCATCCGCCGGTTCCTGGAACTGATCGCGGAGAACCCGAGGCTGACCGCCACCGCGGTACAGACCGTGGGCAGCAAGGGGTACGACGGGTTCTCCCTGGCCCGGGTGAACGGCTGATTAACTCCGCTGCGACCACCTGACGATGCCCACCGTACGTACCGCGCGCCATGACGCGCCCGGCACACCGCGGCACACCGCGCTCACCGAAGGCTGATCCTGTTCCCGGCGGAGACTTCGGCGCCGACCACGCCCGAACCGGCGTAGCGGACATTGTTCCCCGTGGCCGTTCCGCCGGAACAGGAGGTGAACAGTATCGCGGTGCCGTCGCCGCCCTGGCTGTATTTCACGACGTTTCCGGTGACCACACCTTCGTGGACGTACTGCAGCGCTATACCGTTCGCACTCGCCCAGTCACGGATGATGTTCCCCGTGACGACGACGTTCTCCATCGGCGTGTCCGCCATTCCGTACACGCCGATGGTGGCGTAACGCGGCCCCTGGCCCGGCTGTTGCTCCAGCCCTGTGTGCGTCAGGACATTGTGCGCGATGATGATGTCCTCGGTCTGCGACCAGTACCACGACCGGTACTGCGCGGAGGGGTCCACCTGCACTTGAATTCCGCTGTTGCAGTCCTCGATGATGTTGTTCGCGATGACCGCATGGCGCCAGTTGTGCGCGCGTACGGCATAGTTCTTGGCGTTGACGATCCTGTTGTTCACCACCCGCAGACCGTCGTGGAACCGGCCGGGGAAGGTGGCCGTGTGCGTGCCCACCAAGGCTCCGTACCCGTCGGCCGTGCAGCCGTCCACGACGATGCCGCTGCTGTGCGTACCGTCCGGCGCCTCCTGGACCTCGATCGCCTCGGAGAAGAACCGGGTCGGTGTGGTGGCCTTGAAGCGCCGGAAGACGCAGTTGCGCGCCGTACCGTTGCGGATGCCGTGGAACTCGATCGCGTGCCAGTCCGGAATGTTCTCGACCACCAGATCCGCGTACAGGATGTTTTCCGCGGAGCAGAAGGCGAACATGTCCAGCGGCCGCGGATTGCCCGCGCCGCCGTCCCACAGACCGCCGTGGATACTGATGTTGGACGCGCCGTTGTAACCGTCGTGGGAGAAACCACCGCCCCAGAGCGTGTCGATGGTGGAGGTGTCGCTGCGGAAAATGTGGGCACCGTGGGCGATCACGGTCAGGTTTCCCGAATCCGGCACCACCGTTCCCGTGCTGTGCATCCGGTAACGCCCGGGGGGAATCACCAGCGTTCCGCCGCCGGCGTCACAGATGGTGGTCACCGCGTGCTGCAGGAGAGCCGCCGCGTCGATGAGGCCGTGCGGATCGGCGCCGAAATGGTCGACGAAATTCCACTTCCCCGTGTCCGTCATGCCTGCATGATTACGCCGGGCGGCCGGGAACGTAAGACATCGAAGGGCAACAGTTGCGGCACCGGCCACCGCGGCCACCGGGCGATCAGTGGCACCTAGAGTTGCCGTATGGACGACGACGCCACCAAGGCTCCCGAGGACACCGTTCAGGCGCACGACGTACGGGAGTTCTTCGGTTCCCGGGCGCACGACTGGGACGCGCGGTTCCCCGACGACGGTCCCGCCTACCAGGCCGGTGTCGCGGCGCTGGAGCTGCGCACGGGAGACCGCGTGCTGGACGCGGGCTGCGGTACGGGGCGGGCGCTGCCTGCCCTGCGGGCCGCCGTGGGGGCGGACGGTACGGTGCTGGGCGCCGACCTGACTCCCGAGATGCTCGCGGCGGCCGTACGGGCCGGACGCGCGCGCCTGGCGCCCCTGCTGCCCGCCGACGTGCAGCGGCTCCCGCTGCCGGATGCCGCGCTCGACGCGGTCTTCGCCGCCGGACTGCTGTCCCATCTGGCCGACCCCGGGACGGGGCTCGCGGAACTCGCCAGGGTCGTACGGCCCGGAGGCCGGCTCGCCCTGTTCCACCCGGTCGGGCGGGCCGCGCTGGCCGCGCGGAAGGGCCGTCCGCTCACGCCCGGCGACGTACGGGCCGAGCCCAACCTGCGGCCGCTGCTGACGCGTGCCGGCTGGGACCTGGTGCGGTACGTGGACGAGGACGCCCGCTACCTGGCGCTGGCGGTGCGTCAGGGAGCCTGAGACGCAGCCAGGGCCCTGGGCCAGGCGTCCGGGGCGCGGTAGTGGTTCTGGTGGCCGGCCGTGAGGACGGCGCGCAGCGGGGCCAGGTGCTCGGTGGCGGCCGGCAGGTCCAACTGGTCCAGGAGGGCGAGGGCGGCACCGGGTTCGAGATCACCGTACAGGTCGTGGTAGCTGCCGAGGAGGCCGCGGAACAGCGCGGGGTGGAGCTGCGGGACCGTCGCGGCGGCCCGGTACGCGGTGTGCTTCACCGGCCAGGGCACGGGGCCCGAGACGCCGAGGACCCGGGTGGCGCGACGGAGCAGGGCGTCCCGTGCCGTACGGTCCGGCGCGCCCTCCACGGCGTCGCCCAGCACCTCGGCGAACGCCTCCTCCGCGGTGGCCCGGTCCTCGAACCAGTCCACCCAGAGGGAATAGACGAGGGCTTCGGGCTCTTCCGGCGCTTCCAGCCACCGGCGGCAGGCGTCCCAGAACAGGTCCGCCCGCAACGGGTGCCGCTCGTCGCGTACGGCGAAGCGGAGTTCGCAGGTGACCCAGTAATCGTCCAGCAGGTCCAGGAGGCCGAACCCGAGCCGCAGGCGGGCGGGCGCGTCCAGGCGGCTGTCGGACAGCGCCTCGTCCGCCCACGCGTGCGCCACCTGTTTCGGTGTCAGCACCTCGCCCGGCGACCGCCGGTCGCGCCACGCGTCCGCCGTCCGGGTGACACCGTGCTCGGCCAGCCACTGTCGGGCGTACTCGCGGTCTTTCTCGGTCACCGCTCAAGTATGACGCCGGAACGAACAGAGACGATCACGGTGAAGACCTTTCCGGCCGTCGGGCGTCTCAGTGCGGTACGGGGCAGCCTCCCGAGGGCCGGCCCTGGGGGAAGGTGCCGAGGTCGGCGATGGTGAAGCCGTTCGGATACCCCTTGATCTCCGGGTTCTGGCGGGCGTAGTGCGGGCGCCGGCGCGGCGGCAGCAGCCGTACGGACTTGGCGC
Proteins encoded in this region:
- a CDS encoding NosD domain-containing protein, producing the protein MTDTGKWNFVDHFGADPHGLIDAAALLQHAVTTICDAGGGTLVIPPGRYRMHSTGTVVPDSGNLTVIAHGAHIFRSDTSTIDTLWGGGFSHDGYNGASNISIHGGLWDGGAGNPRPLDMFAFCSAENILYADLVVENIPDWHAIEFHGIRNGTARNCVFRRFKATTPTRFFSEAIEVQEAPDGTHSSGIVVDGCTADGYGALVGTHTATFPGRFHDGLRVVNNRIVNAKNYAVRAHNWRHAVIANNIIEDCNSGIQVQVDPSAQYRSWYWSQTEDIIIAHNVLTHTGLEQQPGQGPRYATIGVYGMADTPMENVVVTGNIIRDWASANGIALQYVHEGVVTGNVVKYSQGGDGTAILFTSCSGGTATGNNVRYAGSGVVGAEVSAGNRISLR
- a CDS encoding roadblock/LC7 domain-containing protein encodes the protein MALSSGLDWLLDDLTERIDQVRHALVLSNDGLVTSASERLAREDAEHLAAVASGLHSLAKGSGRHFEAGRVRQTMVEFDDGVLFVTAAGDGSCLCVLAGSEADMGQIAYEMALLVNRVGEHLGVAARQPESFPQR
- a CDS encoding PPOX class F420-dependent oxidoreductase, whose product is MARKMSKDEWQSFLSEGTRTGKLSTVRADGSPHIAPVWFLLDGDDLVFNTGADTVKGRNLARDGRIALCVDDDRPPFSFAIVEGVAETSDELPEVRAWATRIAARYMGEDRAEEYGARNGVPGELLVRVRISKVVAVADLAD
- a CDS encoding GTP-binding protein, whose product is MALKILVAGGFGVGKTTLVGAVSEIRPLRTEEQLSEAGAALDDARDVVRKTTTTVAMDFGRITIRAGLSLYLFGTPGQDRFWFLWDDLARGALGAVVLADTRRLEDCFPAVDYFENRGIPFLVAVNCFAEARAYGAGEVARALDLDRGTPVVLCDARDRDSGKEVLIRLVEHAGRVYTARLLDSVG
- a CDS encoding O-methyltransferase → MSQQQWNTVDDYFDSLLAPDDEALHAALRDSEAAGLPHISVTATQGKLLHLLARTQGARRILEIGTLGGYSTIWLGRALPADGRLISLEANPTHAAVARANLARAGLAERTEIRVAPALDSLAQLVAERAEPFDLVFIDADKPNNPHYLERALELTRPGSLIIGDNVVRGGEVADADSTDPSIRGIRRFLELIAENPRLTATAVQTVGSKGYDGFSLARVNG
- a CDS encoding class I SAM-dependent methyltransferase; this translates as MDDDATKAPEDTVQAHDVREFFGSRAHDWDARFPDDGPAYQAGVAALELRTGDRVLDAGCGTGRALPALRAAVGADGTVLGADLTPEMLAAAVRAGRARLAPLLPADVQRLPLPDAALDAVFAAGLLSHLADPGTGLAELARVVRPGGRLALFHPVGRAALAARKGRPLTPGDVRAEPNLRPLLTRAGWDLVRYVDEDARYLALAVRQGA